The window AGGTGTGAGTCCGAACGCAGCCCGAAAGCCCATACGTCCCGCTGCCACAGTAGTTCCATGTCATCCGCGGTTGCGACAGGGGCAAGTCCTGTGTGGCCTGGGTCGCGCTGGAACATCGGCCAGAACGAGTCCGCCTGACCAGTGACAGCCACAACAAACATAAACGCAAACACTAATAACACTGTCAGATAACGCATCACGTTTTCTCCTCTCTATCTCTAGGGGATGAGGCGGCGAGGGACTCAGGTCCCTCGCCGCCCATTCTAGCGTCTTGTTGACGCTAAATCACTTCAGGTCCGACTCCCACGAGCGTATAATCATCAAATGTCTCGAACTGGTATGTGTAGTCGTCGCCCTCAGGAAGCGTCGTCTCATAGATGTAGTGAACCACGTCGTCAAAATCCTGCCAAGCCATCAGCTGGTTGATATACAGATTCTCGCCCTTCCAGACCTTGAGGTAGCAGTTCGGCGGTACCTGCTCCTCATCCAGATTGTAGCGAACCTCATAGTGAAAGATAGTGCTGTTCGCAAACCCGCTGGTTGGTGTGACCCAGCCATCACTAGTGAAGTAGCCCGCGAAAGCCAGTGCGGCCAACAAAGCGATCGAGCCAACAATCGCTATTACTCTAACTCTTCTCAACATTTCAAACCTCCTATACATTTCTCGAAAAAGTTGCATTATTGTGTCTAAGTTGACATTATTCTCATAAACGGTGATGCCATTTGAAAGAACGGCGCGCGGGGCGAATAGGAGGGCCTCGTGGTCTAAACTGTACCGCGAGCCCTCTTCCCGCACTCGGCAGGAAAGGCCCGGCTGTAAACGCAAGTAGAGAATGAAACATCATCATAACTTATAGGCCGGGTTCTGGCTTGCGCTGCCCCCCCCGCACTTTCCAACGAAATAGGTTGCCAGGCATTGGAAGCCACCAACGGCAAACAGAGAGGGAGGACGAGAAGAATTACAGTGAAAGACGTTGCCGGTCTTGCTGAACGAGCAACGGTGCAGAACGCACGCGCCCGATGTGTCAGCTTGTGGCCGAACCTAGAATCCGAATGCAGCCGGGCATAGGCTGAAAAGTCAGCCTCGCTGGCCTCATCATCCTCAAAACTGTTCCGAGAAACTTTGGCGATTCTCATCGCTCCCCTCAAAAGGTCTGCGCCTCTGCGTGGAAGCTCGCGCATCCCCAGGCGCATTGTGCGACCTTACTATAAATATACTCCATCCGGACCGGCCTTGTCAAGCTTAAAAAACAGACTTTATCATTCTCGATCCTTTTTGACGGATTTGTCTCTGCGTTGCGCCTCCCTTGCTCCGCCCAAACGGCAGAAGGGTGTCGTAGGGGCTGTCCGAGAATCAGTGTGGGTCGTAGGGGCGATTCACGAATCGCCCTGGTTTGACCGACCTGTAAAGGGCAGGTCCGGGACCTGCTACACTATCCGATCGGGCACTGTGACGGCGAAGGGCGATTCGTGAATCGCCCCTACATTGTCCTCCATGGCAGAATAGGGTGCGGCAAGCAGCACCCCTACGGCCCCGCCCAGTGCGCCTCGGCCACTGTCGGTTTTGTTTCTGTCTTGACCGGCCGCCTTTCTGTTGAACATTATCTTGACAAGTGGCGGATTTGTCTTATATTGTTTTGTGAAAGCGGCCTTTGGCCTAATATCATTCAATTGAGGGTGAAGCATTGGACAGTATAGACTTGAAGATCCTCTCGATGCTTCAAGAGGACTGTAAGGTTCCCCAGGTTGAGCTGGCTCGGAGCGTGGGCCTCTCGCCGGCCTCGATCTCGGAGAGGCTAAAGCGCCTCGAGAGGACAGGGATCATTAAGTCCTACACGGCGATTCTGGACGCTCACGCTCTTGGAATCGACATTACAGCGTTTGTGTTTGTTTTTGTTGAGCATCCGAGGTTCGAGTCTAAGCTTCTGGAGGAGCTCCGTGCTGTGCCGGAGGTTCTGGAGTGTCACCATGTTACAGGCGATTTCAGCCTTCTCTTGAAAGTGAGAACCCGAAACATCGAGACGTTTGAACACCTTCTTTTCCATAATATAAACAGGATACCCGGGGTGAGGCAGACCAAAACTACGATCGTGCTGTCTTCGCCGAAGGAGACGACGCGCATCCCTGTGGACATACCTGCTGAGAGCCCTAACGATGAGAAAGATCAAGGAGTGTAGGAAAATGGCGTTTACAAGGAGCATAAAACCGACGGCTGTTCATGAGACGCTTGGCAAGTACATGCTTGTGGATGGGTTCGACCTCGTAATCGATCTTGAGAAGAGCAAGGGGAGCAGGCTTCACGATTCACGCTATAATCGCGAGTTTCTGGACATGTTCTCGTTTTTCGCCTCGAATCCACTAGGCATGAACCATCCGGCGCTTCGGGACAAGGATTATTTGATGAAGCTAACTAGGGCGGCCGTTCAAAAGCCGTC is drawn from bacterium and contains these coding sequences:
- a CDS encoding Lrp/AsnC family transcriptional regulator, whose amino-acid sequence is MDSIDLKILSMLQEDCKVPQVELARSVGLSPASISERLKRLERTGIIKSYTAILDAHALGIDITAFVFVFVEHPRFESKLLEELRAVPEVLECHHVTGDFSLLLKVRTRNIETFEHLLFHNINRIPGVRQTKTTIVLSSPKETTRIPVDIPAESPNDEKDQGV